A region of Halalkaliarchaeum desulfuricum DNA encodes the following proteins:
- a CDS encoding beta clamp domain-containing protein produces the protein MKVTLQAAPLRDALQPISEIINEALFIRRETELVITGLTPDRTASVTATVAIDDEPESAQEGAVGTQIQTLSSFLEILEASDPTTVTGPPVTERVTVETTDSQYRCYPYAEASVRTRDDSDDTPEHRVEAIFPMDSTPLARSLRAANLCGNALTIETRHDDPVVCFSAVGDVDSMEHWVSEPQLNAYDAGVCSVSYDINRLLTMYEAVKSRAAWFSLAIDAANTLVFETTHRAYPITTELRLNPPIDLNESTD, from the coding sequence ATGAAAGTGACACTGCAGGCAGCACCGTTACGTGACGCGCTCCAACCGATATCAGAGATCATCAACGAAGCATTGTTCATTCGGAGAGAAACCGAACTCGTCATCACTGGCCTGACGCCTGATCGAACGGCGAGTGTCACCGCCACAGTCGCCATAGATGACGAACCCGAGTCCGCGCAGGAGGGTGCAGTAGGCACACAGATTCAGACGCTGTCCTCGTTTTTGGAGATCTTGGAAGCGAGCGACCCGACCACGGTTACTGGACCGCCCGTAACGGAGCGAGTTACGGTTGAGACAACCGATTCGCAATATAGGTGTTACCCATATGCCGAGGCAAGCGTGAGAACTCGCGACGACTCAGATGACACTCCAGAACATCGTGTCGAGGCAATATTCCCGATGGATTCGACACCGCTCGCCCGGAGTCTCCGCGCTGCCAATCTCTGCGGCAATGCACTGACAATCGAAACGCGTCATGACGACCCAGTCGTGTGTTTCTCCGCTGTTGGGGACGTAGACAGCATGGAACACTGGGTGTCAGAGCCGCAACTCAACGCCTACGATGCCGGAGTCTGTAGCGTGTCCTACGACATCAATCGGTTACTAACGATGTACGAAGCAGTAAAATCGCGCGCCGCGTGGTTCTCCCTCGCTATTGATGCAGCAAATACACTGGTGTTCGAGACGACGCACAGAGCGTATCCGATCACGACGGAACTCAGACTCAACCCGCCGATCGACCTGAACGAATCGACTGACTGA
- a CDS encoding transposase codes for MSSRKAEVVINHEDSYSRDLGSNGSYSIDKTFSMKEDDGGEDDENDDEETVNSDASGHQSTQEAPETDPIDGGTVTLTHPTTDSHDLDERRYLNAQLAAYNHSANDRDTLTPEAFDAKLLQVADRALNSVGVTVPEAEVEPFYIYAYLLHEAWGMDSIPKLYEHLESRTQTLERLGVEPLPSIPTLYRRENTMRDGGLTELIAEAAKQAVHAVWREYPLPPEIAKCWGLDTEMTVSENWVSPSIRREAVRNWARILVGDATQHLTFNRIGEVEYELEQIIAAFAHSALQTVGLTNGSTTAAYLYDEDTVPSGHTVTELLRGDSAYANSLGKAEIEDQFDAVHSSVLERFDSHGLFGDGTVDIAGDTTDELWWGGKNPHTIGRAYPVNDSVPAWKYAVMATVNTDAPVCFGVNLVESKDQYAAAFKESLDRATRFIDINYALFDKEFYDGDIIETVYEHDCPGLIVKAQNYEKVKKELIGPTPDGQPNTEPDVDLTSATPNPNAFIVPKEQDPKPTTTQDAGNQQTLAQFTGAAHNVDNSLARDISSHIVYISYLSVTEHDAVDVADVYSDRWAIETLIRALKRGFLPESGSDDELVRIYIINIAAMFLNWRSLVNNAPSPRYKLPLTVTGQELLTAVRDIGFKQDLEVVGP; via the coding sequence ATGTCATCTCGAAAAGCGGAGGTGGTAATCAATCACGAGGATAGCTACAGCCGTGACCTCGGATCCAATGGATCCTACAGTATCGATAAAACCTTCTCAATGAAAGAGGACGACGGTGGGGAAGACGATGAAAATGACGATGAGGAGACTGTGAATTCAGACGCAAGCGGTCACCAATCCACACAAGAGGCTCCGGAAACTGACCCGATAGATGGAGGGACTGTCACGCTCACCCATCCAACCACTGACAGTCACGATCTAGACGAGCGGAGGTACTTGAACGCGCAACTCGCTGCATACAACCACTCCGCGAACGATCGAGACACGCTCACCCCCGAGGCGTTCGACGCCAAACTCCTCCAAGTCGCAGATCGAGCGCTCAACAGCGTCGGTGTCACCGTCCCTGAGGCGGAGGTCGAACCATTTTACATTTACGCGTATCTCCTCCACGAGGCATGGGGAATGGATTCGATCCCCAAACTGTACGAACACCTAGAGTCACGGACCCAGACCCTCGAACGACTCGGAGTCGAACCGCTTCCGAGCATCCCAACGCTGTACCGGCGCGAGAACACGATGCGTGATGGAGGACTCACCGAACTGATCGCAGAAGCTGCGAAACAGGCGGTGCACGCCGTGTGGCGAGAATACCCCCTTCCCCCGGAAATCGCCAAGTGTTGGGGGCTCGATACCGAAATGACTGTGTCAGAAAACTGGGTTTCCCCGAGCATTCGCCGAGAGGCCGTGCGGAACTGGGCACGCATCTTGGTCGGTGATGCAACACAGCACCTCACGTTCAACCGTATCGGCGAAGTCGAGTACGAACTCGAACAGATCATCGCAGCCTTCGCACACTCCGCGCTGCAAACGGTCGGGCTCACCAACGGCTCAACAACAGCTGCGTACCTGTACGACGAGGACACCGTTCCGAGCGGGCACACCGTTACGGAGTTACTACGAGGGGATTCAGCCTACGCTAATTCACTGGGGAAAGCTGAAATCGAAGACCAGTTCGATGCCGTTCACTCCTCAGTATTGGAGCGATTCGATTCGCACGGACTGTTCGGTGATGGCACGGTTGATATTGCGGGAGACACGACCGACGAGTTGTGGTGGGGCGGGAAGAACCCGCACACGATTGGCCGGGCATACCCAGTGAACGATTCCGTTCCGGCATGGAAGTATGCGGTAATGGCGACTGTGAATACGGACGCCCCAGTTTGTTTTGGAGTTAATCTCGTCGAGAGCAAAGACCAGTATGCAGCCGCGTTCAAAGAGTCGTTAGATCGTGCGACCCGGTTTATCGACATCAACTACGCCCTCTTCGACAAGGAGTTCTACGACGGGGACATCATCGAAACGGTCTACGAGCACGACTGTCCGGGCCTGATCGTCAAAGCCCAAAACTATGAGAAGGTAAAAAAGGAGCTTATTGGGCCGACACCGGACGGACAACCGAATACAGAACCTGATGTGGACCTGACGAGTGCGACGCCAAATCCGAACGCTTTTATCGTGCCGAAAGAGCAGGATCCAAAACCAACCACTACTCAAGATGCGGGTAACCAGCAGACACTCGCACAGTTCACCGGAGCTGCGCATAATGTAGACAACTCTCTTGCGAGAGACATCAGTTCTCACATAGTCTATATATCGTACTTGAGCGTAACCGAACACGACGCCGTAGACGTTGCCGACGTTTATAGTGATCGATGGGCTATCGAAACGCTCATTCGGGCATTGAAACGTGGCTTCCTACCCGAGTCAGGATCAGATGACGAACTGGTCCGGATTTACATCATTAACATCGCAGCGATGTTTCTGAACTGGCGATCGCTCGTCAACAACGCGCCCTCGCCCCGATACAAACTGCCGCTTACGGTCACTGGTCAGGAACTGCTGACCGCAGTTCGAGATATCGGATTCAAGCAGGACTTGGAGGTGGTCGGTCCATGA
- a CDS encoding pirin family protein, whose product MDESVSTQNQSRIYTAPRTEVSQNQGKFRIHFNFPGRAVPNHDDHGYGPLATVVESFMDPGTLIRMHQHRNEEIISWVPDSVMRHDDRQGNELVTDPNHLMVMNAGSGFWHAEETLSDDPPLRMLQIFVRPYSLALEPGIQHEQIPDSVANEWRHLFGPEGTDAPLFVRNDVEFYDCYLDSGATIRLPSRSDWDTYLYVFEGAVEVDEESVEYTESALVIGDDNVPITATEDAIIVAFIINPDAPITCQGTIGR is encoded by the coding sequence ATGGACGAATCGGTCTCGACACAGAACCAGTCCCGCATCTATACGGCTCCACGAACGGAGGTTTCGCAGAACCAGGGCAAGTTCCGAATTCACTTCAATTTTCCCGGCCGGGCAGTCCCCAACCACGACGACCACGGCTACGGTCCGCTCGCAACTGTCGTCGAGTCATTCATGGATCCGGGAACGTTGATCCGGATGCACCAACACCGCAACGAGGAGATCATCTCGTGGGTGCCCGACAGCGTGATGCGCCACGATGATCGCCAGGGTAACGAGTTGGTTACCGATCCCAATCACCTGATGGTGATGAACGCCGGCAGCGGTTTCTGGCATGCCGAGGAAACGTTATCGGACGACCCGCCGCTACGGATGCTCCAAATCTTTGTCCGGCCGTACAGCCTCGCTCTCGAACCGGGGATCCAGCACGAACAGATTCCGGATTCCGTCGCGAACGAGTGGCGGCATCTGTTCGGACCCGAAGGAACTGACGCTCCGCTATTCGTCCGCAACGATGTCGAATTCTACGACTGCTACCTCGATTCCGGGGCCACGATCAGGCTCCCGTCTCGATCCGATTGGGACACCTACCTGTACGTCTTTGAAGGAGCAGTCGAGGTTGATGAGGAGTCCGTTGAGTACACCGAGAGCGCACTCGTGATCGGCGACGACAACGTGCCAATCACGGCAACCGAGGACGCTATCATCGTCGCGTTCATTATTAACCCCGACGCCCCGATCACGTGTCAGGGTACGATCGGCCGCTGA
- a CDS encoding IS4 family transposase: protein MGRCSRSWRPDLNEDGQLCDMDVSGWIRAEFRSAEFGDKRLTDRLVQLGDELGSSPAESIPAACEDWASTKATYRFCDNESVEPSEILSAHKQAQRSRVSGGDELLVVSDTTYLTFPRHPAKDGLGDISSADIDVEGVKLHTSVGIRPDTQQMTGVIDQQVLVEDQQASATYSTNGRDDPILLENEHEKWLRGDKEAAEWLPEDVHPIFVHDRGGDAFSLYEELSKESATAGFVVRANQNRRILTESGEAGKLFDWSSDLVERGRHSIEIQQGGGREARTAEVSITAGTCKLCAPRNNPDQQGSIEVNVVRVDEVSEADEPIQWVLLTTESVDTFDDILTVIEYYGLRWRIEEWHKVLKSGCEIEDRQLQTWERMEVLLSVYSVIAWKVLELRELARGEDSVAPEVLLSEAERAVLETKFPELRGQSGKAYAVHVAKLGGYLDRGSDPPPGWQTMWKGLQKLRMWAEGYELGAE from the coding sequence ATGGGGCGTTGTTCACGGAGTTGGAGACCAGATCTCAATGAGGATGGACAGCTGTGTGACATGGATGTCTCGGGATGGATTCGTGCAGAGTTCCGTTCAGCGGAGTTTGGAGATAAGCGTCTGACTGATCGACTGGTTCAACTTGGGGATGAACTCGGCAGTTCACCTGCCGAGTCCATCCCCGCAGCCTGTGAGGACTGGGCGTCCACAAAGGCTACATACCGATTTTGCGATAATGAGAGTGTGGAACCGAGCGAGATTCTCTCTGCTCACAAGCAGGCACAGCGATCACGGGTGAGTGGCGGAGACGAGCTGTTGGTCGTCTCCGACACGACATATCTCACCTTTCCTCGCCACCCAGCCAAGGACGGTCTTGGCGATATTAGTTCCGCAGATATCGACGTAGAAGGCGTCAAATTACACACGTCAGTTGGTATCCGTCCAGACACTCAGCAGATGACGGGGGTCATCGACCAGCAGGTGCTGGTCGAGGACCAACAGGCAAGTGCCACCTACAGCACAAACGGCAGAGACGACCCAATTCTCCTTGAGAATGAGCATGAAAAGTGGTTGCGTGGTGATAAGGAGGCCGCCGAGTGGCTTCCCGAAGACGTGCATCCGATCTTTGTCCATGACCGAGGCGGGGATGCATTCTCGTTGTACGAGGAGCTAAGCAAAGAGAGCGCCACCGCTGGTTTCGTCGTTCGAGCCAATCAGAATCGACGCATCTTGACAGAGAGCGGCGAGGCTGGGAAACTCTTCGATTGGAGTAGCGACCTCGTCGAGCGAGGTCGCCACTCCATTGAGATTCAACAGGGAGGTGGACGAGAAGCCAGAACAGCCGAAGTCTCAATCACCGCAGGAACCTGTAAGTTGTGCGCACCGCGAAATAATCCGGATCAACAAGGATCCATCGAAGTGAATGTGGTGAGGGTGGATGAAGTGAGCGAGGCTGACGAGCCGATTCAGTGGGTGTTACTCACCACTGAATCGGTCGACACGTTCGACGATATCCTAACCGTTATCGAGTATTACGGCCTTCGCTGGCGGATCGAAGAGTGGCACAAAGTACTGAAGAGTGGCTGTGAGATCGAAGATCGGCAACTCCAGACGTGGGAGCGGATGGAGGTCTTGTTGAGTGTGTACTCAGTGATTGCGTGGAAGGTTTTGGAGTTACGAGAGCTAGCTCGCGGAGAAGATTCGGTTGCTCCAGAGGTCTTGTTAAGCGAGGCTGAGCGCGCCGTTCTGGAAACGAAATTTCCAGAACTGCGCGGCCAAAGCGGGAAAGCCTACGCGGTACATGTAGCGAAGTTAGGCGGGTATCTAGATCGCGGTTCGGATCCTCCTCCCGGTTGGCAGACGATGTGGAAAGGGCTTCAGAAGCTCCGCATGTGGGCAGAAGGCTACGAACTCGGTGCTGAATGA
- a CDS encoding transposase, with protein MAVALLNLVEKALRVAKQALGNHAGKPESGGLPREAHIVAHCIRKEEGHTFTELVDRIGLMPEVCDRLGIHPEALPDPTTFYHSVDRYAMYVWRALLRVSAQQLRQSGHIALDSTFFERDQASQYYLQRQNRTVTTIKATTLTDTESLVVLDVHCCIEREHDTKAGPRVVVADNGFQDWHTEYELSAYDLDYCVHHRGSKPMAVAHNALNRANGYEQRWMAETSYSTTKRTQASALRSRFWYRQFREVVLMFALHNIKKTVEKL; from the coding sequence ATGGCAGTCGCGCTCCTCAACCTCGTTGAGAAAGCACTACGTGTAGCCAAACAAGCTTTGGGAAATCACGCGGGGAAGCCCGAATCCGGCGGGCTTCCCCGCGAGGCCCACATCGTTGCCCACTGTATTCGCAAGGAAGAGGGACATACCTTCACCGAACTCGTTGATCGGATCGGGCTGATGCCAGAGGTATGTGACCGCCTTGGCATCCACCCCGAAGCGTTACCTGACCCAACCACGTTCTACCACTCAGTAGATCGATACGCGATGTATGTGTGGCGGGCGTTGCTGCGCGTTTCAGCGCAGCAACTCCGCCAGTCTGGACACATCGCCTTGGACAGCACGTTCTTCGAACGTGACCAAGCCTCTCAGTACTACCTTCAACGACAGAATCGGACAGTCACAACGATCAAAGCGACGACACTAACCGATACAGAGTCACTGGTAGTGCTGGACGTACATTGCTGTATCGAGCGGGAGCATGATACTAAGGCTGGCCCGCGGGTCGTAGTGGCTGACAATGGCTTCCAGGACTGGCACACCGAATACGAGTTGTCCGCGTACGATCTCGACTATTGTGTCCATCACCGTGGATCGAAACCGATGGCTGTGGCACACAATGCGCTCAACCGGGCGAACGGGTACGAGCAGCGATGGATGGCAGAAACCTCCTACTCAACTACGAAGCGAACGCAAGCCTCCGCCTTGCGTTCGCGGTTCTGGTACCGACAGTTCCGTGAAGTTGTCCTCATGTTTGCTCTCCACAACATCAAAAAGACCGTTGAGAAGTTATGA
- a CDS encoding ABC transporter permease, with amino-acid sequence MSENNVFIEGIIYLIENFDTFLGLLQEHLILVLVSELAAIAVAVPFGIIAVRYEWLRTYIRSAGNVAQTVPTLAVIALAFPIFGLGFNSAIIALFVYAILPILTNTIAGLEQVDESTIEAAKGMGMTRNEILRKIQIPLAIPVIFAGIRTSVVITVGTAYLAVFIGGGGLGVWVISGIDLFNTPQILAGAIPGALLAISLDTVFGLIERQLGSDVIQDQSLATG; translated from the coding sequence ATGTCAGAAAACAATGTATTTATTGAAGGGATAATATATTTGATAGAAAATTTCGACACGTTTCTGGGTCTCCTGCAAGAGCACCTAATCCTCGTTCTTGTCTCGGAATTGGCGGCGATCGCGGTGGCTGTTCCGTTCGGAATTATCGCTGTGAGGTACGAATGGCTCCGAACATACATCCGCTCTGCCGGGAACGTCGCGCAGACGGTTCCAACACTCGCCGTTATCGCATTGGCGTTCCCGATTTTCGGCCTCGGATTCAACTCTGCCATCATTGCGCTATTTGTCTATGCTATTTTGCCAATCCTCACGAACACGATCGCCGGTTTAGAGCAGGTCGATGAAAGTACTATTGAAGCGGCCAAAGGAATGGGTATGACAAGAAACGAGATCCTCCGAAAAATACAGATACCACTAGCAATTCCCGTAATCTTTGCAGGAATACGTACGAGCGTTGTTATTACCGTCGGTACCGCATATCTCGCAGTATTCATCGGAGGTGGAGGTCTCGGAGTGTGGGTTATCAGCGGCATCGACCTGTTCAACACACCTCAAATTCTAGCTGGTGCAATTCCCGGTGCCCTACTTGCGATTTCTCTGGACACCGTGTTTGGACTGATAGAGCGGCAACTCGGGAGTGACGTTATTCAGGATCAGTCGCTTGCGACAGGATAA
- a CDS encoding ABC transporter ATP-binding protein: MIEFQNVTKVYGDTVAIENVSFEVEKGTTTVLVGPSGCGKTTTMKLVNRLEDPTEGTVYYDGTDTQEIDVTKLRRNIGYVIQEIGLFNHMSVAENVATVPKLKGWESERIDARVDELLKLMDLPPEKYRDQYPPELSGGQRQRVGVARALAADPDVLLMDEPFGALDPITRADLQDEFLEIQSEINTTILFVTHSIDEALKMGDKIAIFDVGKVVQYDTPKNIIENPSNAFVSDFIGEDSSLKRLTLTRVEEIMNPLPSQDKQGSVHNNKPTTNKQKSLNPKDSVQTALATFIDTRADSLPVVNDGEIIGSIDRESIYELNEGK; encoded by the coding sequence ATGATTGAGTTTCAAAACGTAACAAAAGTGTACGGGGATACCGTAGCAATCGAGAACGTTAGCTTTGAAGTTGAAAAAGGGACGACAACCGTCCTCGTAGGACCGTCAGGATGTGGGAAGACGACGACCATGAAACTGGTCAATCGCCTTGAAGACCCCACGGAGGGAACTGTATACTATGATGGGACGGATACCCAAGAGATAGACGTTACAAAGCTTCGGAGAAATATCGGGTATGTGATCCAGGAGATCGGACTGTTCAATCATATGTCCGTAGCAGAGAACGTTGCGACAGTCCCAAAACTCAAAGGATGGGAGAGTGAACGGATCGATGCACGGGTCGATGAACTTCTTAAATTGATGGATCTCCCACCGGAGAAGTACCGGGACCAATACCCGCCGGAGTTGTCGGGAGGTCAGCGGCAAAGAGTTGGTGTCGCGCGGGCGCTTGCTGCCGATCCGGACGTCCTTCTCATGGACGAACCGTTCGGAGCACTTGACCCAATCACCCGAGCGGATCTCCAAGACGAGTTCCTTGAGATTCAATCTGAAATCAATACGACGATTCTATTTGTTACCCACAGTATCGATGAGGCACTCAAGATGGGTGATAAAATAGCTATCTTTGATGTCGGGAAAGTTGTGCAATATGACACTCCTAAAAATATTATTGAAAACCCATCAAATGCGTTCGTGAGTGACTTCATTGGGGAAGACAGTAGTCTTAAGAGGTTAACGTTAACGAGGGTCGAGGAAATCATGAATCCACTACCCTCACAAGACAAGCAAGGCTCTGTACATAATAACAAACCAACAACTAATAAACAAAAAAGTCTAAATCCAAAAGATTCTGTTCAAACTGCGCTTGCAACTTTCATTGATACGAGAGCTGATTCTCTCCCGGTAGTGAATGATGGAGAAATTATTGGTTCCATTGATAGAGAGAGTATCTACGAATTAAATGAGGGAAAGTAG
- a CDS encoding ABC transporter permease produces MASYIEFTFDHSNELVELLIEHIELVLQTLVFALPLGILLGVFIAYYQPAAVTVLWGAGVAMTIPSLALFGLLIPILGIGNPPVIVALVLYAQLPIIRNTYIGLTSVDQSIIEAGRGVGMTKWQRLYKLQIPIALPVMIAGIRNAIVILIGVATVGAYVGAGGLGFYIFTGIYQANVEMVVVTTIVVSLLALVFDYGFKSIEQILQLRNGEEIPLTWGAKLLTRALP; encoded by the coding sequence ATGGCATCATACATCGAATTCACGTTCGACCACAGTAACGAGCTTGTTGAGCTCCTGATCGAACATATCGAACTGGTCTTGCAGACGCTAGTGTTTGCGCTTCCACTTGGTATATTACTGGGAGTATTTATCGCGTATTATCAACCAGCAGCCGTTACAGTATTGTGGGGTGCGGGTGTTGCGATGACGATCCCGAGCCTCGCATTATTCGGCCTTCTCATCCCGATTCTCGGCATCGGAAACCCTCCTGTTATCGTCGCACTTGTGCTATATGCACAACTTCCGATTATCCGGAATACATATATCGGCCTGACCTCTGTCGACCAGTCAATAATAGAAGCAGGACGAGGAGTCGGAATGACAAAATGGCAGAGGCTCTATAAATTGCAGATTCCGATAGCGCTACCAGTAATGATCGCTGGAATACGAAACGCCATTGTAATCCTCATTGGCGTTGCCACAGTCGGTGCATATGTCGGTGCAGGCGGATTAGGGTTTTATATATTCACCGGCATTTATCAGGCGAACGTGGAAATGGTGGTTGTAACAACGATTGTTGTTTCACTCCTCGCACTCGTATTTGATTATGGCTTCAAATCCATTGAACAGATCCTCCAACTACGTAACGGAGAGGAAATTCCCCTCACCTGGGGAGCTAAATTACTAACAAGGGCACTCCCATGA
- a CDS encoding glycine betaine ABC transporter substrate-binding protein: MRGPHTTRREMLKASGVGMTAGLATTAGCLGDDESVAVASMQWSEARLMGYLGYEMLQENTDYTIEDEIGLGGSAQVFEAVRNREVDLYHLYTGGAWATIPPQRDELIGDPQELYERARDDMEEEHGLVYLEPASFNNTYAIGANPAWTDETGIETLSGLAEHVNAGNTDMDVVLGPEFQERSDGWPGLVDHYNFEEAAEDIEIQTVEADLTYQILGEEEADLGMVFSTNPNIQQFNLDVLEDDEDFFLPYNPAPLVNEETIEEFEIEEPLNEVSRSLTSEEEVIELNVRIDIEEEDAQEVAREYLEENGLI; the protein is encoded by the coding sequence ATGAGAGGGCCACACACGACCCGTAGAGAAATGCTCAAAGCATCGGGAGTCGGAATGACCGCCGGTTTAGCGACAACGGCAGGATGCCTAGGTGATGATGAAAGTGTTGCAGTAGCTTCTATGCAATGGAGTGAAGCACGACTAATGGGATATTTAGGGTATGAAATGCTGCAAGAAAACACCGACTACACAATCGAAGACGAGATAGGTCTCGGTGGATCCGCACAAGTGTTCGAAGCTGTGCGTAACCGAGAAGTTGATCTCTATCATCTGTACACCGGGGGTGCGTGGGCGACGATCCCACCACAGCGTGACGAGTTGATTGGAGATCCTCAGGAACTCTACGAACGGGCTCGAGATGATATGGAAGAGGAGCATGGCCTCGTATACCTGGAGCCAGCTTCGTTCAACAATACGTACGCCATCGGTGCTAATCCAGCCTGGACCGATGAAACGGGCATAGAAACATTGAGCGGTCTCGCAGAGCATGTCAATGCAGGTAACACTGACATGGACGTTGTTTTGGGACCAGAGTTCCAGGAGCGATCTGATGGATGGCCTGGTCTCGTTGATCACTATAACTTCGAGGAGGCTGCAGAAGATATCGAGATCCAAACTGTCGAAGCGGACCTCACGTATCAAATATTAGGAGAAGAAGAGGCCGACTTGGGGATGGTTTTCTCGACTAACCCGAACATACAGCAGTTTAACCTGGACGTTCTTGAGGACGATGAAGACTTTTTCCTCCCGTATAATCCCGCCCCCTTGGTCAATGAAGAAACTATTGAGGAATTCGAAATAGAGGAACCTCTAAACGAGGTATCACGGTCGTTGACTTCTGAAGAAGAAGTCATCGAGCTCAACGTCCGTATTGACATCGAAGAAGAGGATGCTCAAGAGGTCGCTCGTGAGTACCTTGAGGAAAACGGACTTATTTAA
- a CDS encoding transposase has translation MSTTSLQNHPSVEEVFKHVETIPLALFEHLDFSFLTDFPVFAPDPWRRTRDHKPPELLKGVLYCFSREIYSPEEIARELQDELLYLQCGFDKPPSHQSIRRFLTDVSLVVEDIFEYLVEQVAARDLLDNTFRIDSTVVHADPRDSEASWNYDPTAGSDDSDGDQSDESDQDTSNNDEQDEEGNGGYYFGYGYLVVTTGPKLPVAAAFTEQKQVDQEIARRVTQDALAVGDPNWMLGDSAFDMLNWHDDLIEEGVVPVAPYNERNTDDPYDIEYRVEQRIKKHSDTVGVWSKQLEETYEQRSQVERTIGACKDCGLGTPSVRGRVRVESHVFLALCLRLATAIANYERDANPGKTSVEVCQ, from the coding sequence ATGAGCACCACGTCCCTGCAGAATCATCCTTCGGTCGAAGAGGTATTCAAGCATGTGGAGACGATTCCACTGGCGCTGTTTGAACATCTTGATTTCTCGTTTCTCACCGACTTCCCCGTGTTCGCCCCCGACCCGTGGAGGCGAACACGGGATCACAAACCACCGGAACTGTTGAAGGGCGTGCTGTACTGCTTCAGTCGGGAGATCTACAGCCCTGAAGAGATTGCCAGAGAACTCCAGGATGAATTGCTCTACCTCCAGTGTGGATTCGATAAGCCACCGTCTCATCAGTCGATTCGTCGGTTTCTCACTGATGTTTCACTGGTTGTCGAAGATATCTTCGAATATCTCGTCGAGCAGGTCGCCGCCCGCGACCTGCTCGACAACACCTTTCGGATCGACTCGACGGTTGTTCACGCTGATCCTCGTGATAGCGAGGCGTCTTGGAACTACGACCCGACAGCAGGAAGTGATGATTCCGATGGCGACCAGTCGGACGAGTCCGACCAGGACACGTCCAATAATGATGAACAAGACGAGGAAGGAAACGGTGGCTACTACTTTGGCTACGGATATCTGGTAGTGACAACTGGTCCAAAACTACCGGTTGCAGCAGCGTTCACCGAGCAAAAGCAGGTCGATCAGGAGATAGCGAGACGTGTCACGCAGGACGCGCTCGCCGTCGGCGATCCCAACTGGATGCTTGGCGATTCAGCGTTTGACATGCTAAACTGGCACGACGACCTCATCGAAGAGGGCGTCGTGCCGGTTGCACCGTACAACGAACGGAACACCGATGATCCATACGATATCGAGTACCGAGTCGAGCAACGGATCAAAAAGCACTCAGACACTGTCGGCGTCTGGTCAAAACAACTCGAAGAGACCTACGAGCAACGATCACAAGTCGAACGAACAATTGGGGCTTGCAAGGACTGCGGCCTCGGGACGCCGAGCGTCCGAGGCCGCGTCCGTGTCGAATCACACGTCTTTCTGGCTCTCTGTCTTCGACTTGCCACTGCCATTGCCAACTACGAACGAGATGCTAATCCAGGAAAGACATCAGTTGAGGTGTGTCAATGA